A window from Dama dama isolate Ldn47 chromosome 11, ASM3311817v1, whole genome shotgun sequence encodes these proteins:
- the EDF1 gene encoding endothelial differentiation-related factor 1, protein MAESDWDTVTVLRKKGPTAAQAKSKQAILAAQRRGEDVETSKKWAAGQNKQHSITKNTAKLDRETEELHHDRVTLEVGKVIQQGRQSKGLTQKDLATKINEKPQVIADYESGRAIPNNQVLGKIERAIGLKLRGKDIGKPIEKGPRAK, encoded by the exons ATGGCTGAGAGCGACTGGGACACGGTGACGGTGCTGCGCAAAAAGGGCCCCACGGCCGCCCAGGCCAAGTCCAAGCAG GCCATCTTAGCAGCTCAGAGACGAGGAGAAGATGTGGAGACTTCTAAGAAAT GGGCCGCCGGCCAGAACAAGCAGCATTCGATCACCAAGAACACAGCTAAGCTGGACCGGGAGACTGAGGAGCTGCATCACGACCGGGTGACCCTGGAGGTTGGCAAAGTGATCCAGCAGGGCCGGCAGAGCAAGGGGCTGACACAGAAGGACCTGGCTACG AAAATCAATGAGAAGCCGCAAGTCATTGCGGACTACGAGAGTGGCCGGGCCATTCCCAACAACCAGGTTCTGGGCAAGATCGAGAGAGCAATTG GCCTCAAGCTCCGGGGAAAGGACATTGGGAAGCCGATCGAGAAGGGGCCAAGGGCGAAATGA
- the MAMDC4 gene encoding apical endosomal glycoprotein — MPLRGHLLPAVVMLLAGSPGWAWVPNHCRPPREAVCNFVCDCRGCPDEAQCGYHGVSPSPGAPFTCDFEQDSCGWRDISTAGYRWLRDRAGASPEGLGPRADHTLGTDLGWYTAVGTHRGREMATAALRSPVLHEAAPTCELRLWYHAASGDVAELRLELTHGVETLTLWRSTGPWGPDWQQLVVPTGRIPGAFRVTFSATRNATHRGTVALDDVAFWRCGLPTPQAHCPLGHHRCRSEACVEPPQLCDGEDNCGDRSDEDAAPCRHYVATDFEMGLGLWNHSEGWTRNRSAGGPGHPAWPRGDHTWNSVQGSFLASMADPSAPAVLSSPEFQASDPHNCSLIFYHYLHGSEAGCLQVFLQTGSSAAPQPPVLLRRRQGELGAAWVRDRVDIQSKHRFRIFLAGQTGPGGVVGLDDLILSDHCKLVPEPAGPPPGLWAPSPWPQPSSLRPRSFCEPGHFFCGELCVPPEQLCDFQEQCPGGEDEQECGTTDFESPSGGGWEDASVGRLQWVRLPAPDWGGPGPDARGAAGHFLAVQRAWGQLSEEARVLTPILGPSGPRCELRLVYYLQSHPREVSCNFERGTCGWHSGHLTDAQWRRVGSRGPRYDHTTGQGHFVLLDPTDPPARGPAAHLLTQPQAPTAPQECLSFWFHLYGPQIGTLRLAMRREGGAETHLWFRSGTHGNRWHEAWATLHHPPDAGKYQLLFEGLRDGYHGSMALDDVALRPGPCWAPRRCSFEDSACGFSTGGRGLWTRQANASWGPDADHTTETAQGHYMVVDMSPQGLPRGHAALLISEEHRPLLQPACLTFWYHLSLRNPGTLKVHVEEAGRQQALSVSSRGGAAWRLGSVDVQAGRAWKVVFEAVAAGVEHSYMALDDLLLQDGPCPLPASCDFEAGLCGWSHVPRPGLGGYSWDWGSGASPSRYAQPPVDHTLGTEAGHFALFETSVLGPGGRAAGLISQPLPPTTASCLRFWYRMDFPEHFHQGELRVLLSSVQGQLAVWGAGGRRRHQWLEGQVDVASTAEFQVVFEATLGGQPAVGPIALDDVEYRAGQQCGLPTPSQGDGAVATLVPAAVGGALLLLVLLLLLGVAGQRWLQKKGGCPSGGEMDTMAPGFDNILFSADRITLPASVTNGQ, encoded by the exons ATGCCTCTGCGTGGCCACCTCCTGCCCGCCGTGGTCATGCTCCTGG CAGGATCCCCCGGCTGGGCCTGGGTGCCCAACCACTGCAGGCCCCCCCGCGAGGCTGTGTGCAACTTCGTGTGTGACTGCAGGGGCTGCCCCGACGAGGCGCAGTGCG GTTACCACGGGGTCTCTCCCAGCCCGGGCGCCCCCTTCACCTGCGACTTCGAGCAGGACTCCTGTGGCTGGCGGGACATCAGCACCGCGGGCTACCGCTGGCTCCGAGACCGCGCGGGCGCGTCGCCGGAGGGGCTGGGGCCGCGCGCAGACCACACTCTGGGCACCGACCTCG GCTGGTACACGGCGGTCGGCACACACCGCGGGAGGGAGATGGCCACCGCGGCCCTGCGCTCCCCGGTTCTGCATGAGGCCGCCCCCACCTGCGAGCTGAGGCTCTGGTACCACGCAGCCTCAGGAG ATGTGGCCGAGCTGCGGCTGGAGCTGACCCACGGTGTGGAGACGCTGACCCTGTGGCGGAGCACAGGGCCCTGGGGCCCAGACTGGCAGCAGCTGGTGGTGCCCACTGGCCGCATCCCGGGCGCCTTCAGG GTGACCTTCTCTGCCACGCGAAATGCCACCCACAGGGGCACCGTGGCCTTGGACGATGTGGCCTTCTGGCGCTGCGGGCTGCCCA ccccccaggcgCACTGCCCCCTGGGGCACCACCGTTGCCGGAGCGAGGCCTGCGTGGAGCCCCCCCAGCTGTGTGACGGGGAGGACAACTGCGGGGACCGCTCGGATGAGGACGCAGCCCCCTGCC GACACTACGTAGCCACAGATTTTGAGATGGGCCTCGGCCTGTGGAACCACTCAGAGGGCTGGACCCGGAACCGCAGTGCCGGCGGCCCTGGGCACCCCGCCTGGCCACGCGGTGACCACACCTGGAATAGCGTGCAGG GCTCCTTCCTCGCGTCCATGGCCGATCCCAGCGCCCCAGCGGTCCTCTCCAGCCCCGAGTTCCAGGCCTCGGACCCCCACAACTGTTCG CTCATCTTCTATCACTACCTGCATGGGTCTGAGGCTGGCTGCCTCCAGGTGTTCCTACAGACAGGGAGCTCtgcagccccccagccccctgtCCTGCTGCGCAGGCGCCAAGGGGAGCTGGGGGCCGCCTGGGTCCGAGACCGAGTTGACATCCAGAGCAAGCACCGCTTTCGG atcttcctggctGGGCAGACAGGCCCTGGGGGCGTCGTGGGCCTGGACGACCTCATCCTGTCCGACCACTGCAAGCTAGTCCCAG AGCCGGCCGGCCCCCCTCCTGGACTCtgggcccccagcccctggccccagcCGTCCAGCCTGCGGCCTCGGAGCTTCTGCGAGCCCGGACACTTCTTCTGTGGGGAGCTGTGTGTCCCCCCGGAGCAGCTGTGTGACTTCCAGGAGCAGTGCCCGGGGGGCGAGGACGAGCAGGAGTGCG GCACCACGGACTTCGAGTCACCCTCAGGCGGGGGCTGGGAGGACGCCAGCGTGGGGCGGCTGCAGTGGGTGCGCCTCCCGGCCCCGGATTGGGGCGGGCCCGGCCCGGATGCCCGCGGGGCTGCTG GACACTTCCTGGCCGTGCAGAGGGCCTGGGGACAGCTGAGTGAGGAGGCCCGGGTGCTCACACCCATCCTGGGCCCCTCGGGCCCCCGCTGCGAGCTCCGCCTGGTTTACTATCTTCAGAGTCACCCCCGAG AGGTCTCCTGTAACTTTGAGCGGGGGACCTGTGGCTGGCACAGCGGCCACCTCACAGATGCCCAGTGGCGCCGGGTCGGGAGCCGTGGCCCGAGGTACGACCACACCACGGGCCAAG GCCACTTCGTGCTCTTGGACCCCACGGACCCCCCCGCCCGGGGCCCCGCTGCCCACCTGCTCACCCAGCCCCAGGCGCCCACAGCCCCTCAGGAGTGTCTCTCCTTCTGGTTCCACCTCTACGGTCCCCAGATCG GGACTCTGCGCCTGGCGATGAGGCGAGAAGGGGGGGCAGAAACGCACTTGTGGTTCCGGTCTGGCACCCACGGCAATCGCTGGCACGAGGCCTGGGCCACCCTCCACCACCCGCCGGACGCGGGCAAGTACCAG CTGCTGTTTGAGGGCCTCCGGGACGGGTATCACGGCAGCATGGCGCTGGACGACGTGGCCCTGCGGcctgggccctgctgggccccccGGCGCTGCTCCTTTGAGGACTCGGCCTGTGGCTTCTCCACGGGGGGCCGGGGCCTCTGGACACGCCAGGCCAACGCCTCATGGGGCCCCGACGCTGACCACACCACAGAGACAGCTCAGG GTCACTACATGGTGGTGGACATGAGCCCGCAGGGCTTGCCCCGTGGCCACGCGGCCTTGCTGATCTCGGAGGAGCACCGCCCCCTGCTGCAGCCCGCCTGCCTGACCTTCTGGTACCACCTGAGCCTCCGCAACCCGG GCACCCTGAAGGTCCATGTGGAGGAGGCCGGCAGGCAGCAGGCGCTCAGCGTTAGCTCTCGCGGAGGGGCTGCCTGGCGCCTGGGCAGTGTGGATGTGCAGGCCGGGCGGGCCTGGAAG GTGGTGTTCGAGGCGGTGGCCGCCGGTGTGGAGCACTCCTATATGGCGCTGGATGACCTGCTCCTCCAGGACGGGCCCTGCCCCCTGCCAG CTTCCTGTGACTTTGAGGCTGGTCTGTGTGGCTGGAGCCACGTGCCCCGGCCCGGCCTGGGCGGGTACAGCTGGGACTGGGGCAGCGGCGCCTCGCCCTCCCGCTACGCGCAGCCCCCCGTGGACCACACGCTCGGCACAGAGGCAG GCCACTTTGCCCTCTTTGAGACCAGcgtgctgggccctgggggccGAGCGGCCGGGCTCATCAGCCAGCCTCTGCCACCCACCACGGCCTCCTGCCTGCGCTTCTGGTACCGCATGGACTTCCCCGAGCACTTCC ACCAGGGCGAGCTGAGGGTCCTCCTGAGCAGCGTGCAGGGGCAGCTGGCCGTGTGGGGCGCGGGCGGGCGCCGGCGGCATCAATGGCTGGAGGGCCAGGTGGACGTGGCCAGCACCGCGGAGTTCCAG GTCGTGTTTGAAGCCACGCTGGGCGGCCAGCCGGCCGTGGGGCCCATCGCCCTGGACGACGTTGAGTACCGGGCTGGGCAGCAGTGCGGGCTGCCCACACCCAGCCAGG GGGACGGGGCGGTGGCCACGTTGGTGCCAGCCGCGGTCGGCGgcgccctcctcctcctcgtgctgctgctgctgcttgggGTCGCGGGCCAGCGCTGGCTGCAGAAGAAGGGGGGCTGCCCCTCTGGGGGCGAGATGGACACCATGGCCCCCGGCTTCGACAACATTCTCTTCAGTGCG gaccGCATCACCCTGCCAGCATCAGTCACCAACGGCCAGTAG
- the PHPT1 gene encoding 14 kDa phosphohistidine phosphatase isoform X1, translated as MAAAGLAQIPDVDIDSDGVFKYVLIRVHAAPPSGTPAGETKEIVRGYKWAEYHADIYDKVSGEMQKKGYDCECLGGGRISHQSQDRKIHVYGYSMRRSKPSIRTTKSRGLTTATEAHSRPGPSSSPLRTLPSRPLPRGRTAPPGTLPPLPGLGAWASSQEN; from the exons ATGGCGGCGGCGGGCCTCGCCCAGATCCCCGACGTGGACATCGACTCCGACGGCGTCTTCAAGTATGTGCTGATTCGAGTCCACGCGGCACCGCCCTCCGGGACCCCGGCTGGGGAAACCAAAGAGATAGTGCGCGGCTACAAGTGGGCCGAGTACCACG CCGACATCTACGACAAGGTATCAGGCGAGATGCAGAAGAAGGGCTATGACTGCGAGTGCCTGGGGGGCGGGCGTATCTCCCACCAGAGCCAGGACAGGAAGATCCACGTGTACGGCTACTCCATG AGAAGATCAAAGCCAAGTATCCGGACTACGAAGTCACGTGGGCTGACGACGGCTACTGAGGCCCACTCGAGGCCTGGTCCATCCAGCAGCCCTCTCAGAACTCTGCCCTCAAGACCCCTCCCGAGGGGCCGGACTGCACCCCCTGGCACTTTGCCACCCTTGCCAGGCCTCGGTGCCTGGGCTTCCTCTCAGGAGAATTAA
- the PHPT1 gene encoding 14 kDa phosphohistidine phosphatase isoform X2, with translation MAAAGLAQIPDVDIDSDGVFKYVLIRVHAAPPSGTPAGETKEIVRGYKWAEYHADIYDKVSGEMQKKGYDCECLGGGRISHQSQDRKIHVYGYSMGYGRAQHSVSTEKIKAKYPDYEVTWADDGY, from the exons ATGGCGGCGGCGGGCCTCGCCCAGATCCCCGACGTGGACATCGACTCCGACGGCGTCTTCAAGTATGTGCTGATTCGAGTCCACGCGGCACCGCCCTCCGGGACCCCGGCTGGGGAAACCAAAGAGATAGTGCGCGGCTACAAGTGGGCCGAGTACCACG CCGACATCTACGACAAGGTATCAGGCGAGATGCAGAAGAAGGGCTATGACTGCGAGTGCCTGGGGGGCGGGCGTATCTCCCACCAGAGCCAGGACAGGAAGATCCACGTGTACGGCTACTCCATG GGTTACGGTCGTGCCCAACACTCTGTCTCCACAGAGAAGATCAAAGCCAAGTATCCGGACTACGAAGTCACGTGGGCTGACGACGGCTACTGA
- the AJM1 gene encoding apical junction component 1 homolog: MTRTDPPDLLVSTVYQDIKVAAPGPVSRPPPCERPMARPAAPAHFNKRHCRSFDFLEALDGVTMEARPEAPPPEPAAPRARSRDGETRRRARSKSAPRAPPSLAPAPASPPVLPRRGREAQRAARADASPRREAAYPALRALANELHPIKLQPQRGGPGRIAPLCAATNRCAPVEPSAGPAPHVRCRLDIKPDEAVLQHAARSSRPCGPPETAPWPRAAPQLHGLTVPGPRHVALSRTPTPSDSYCTDPRALYCDGPLPGPRDYAERRSVPFTTPPGPTQFFYTEEPEGHPGGFMASPGPPFDGYYPRPFLPEEPPGPSPRRGSGYYAGEVRTFPVQEPPSRSYYGEAPRAYGPPCGPRYAPEEPRARPAARAFYTEDFGRYRNREALTRTYPHPRGSPAWGDWGPRPYRTLQVAPPPDPGPLLASWHGGAGTSPPRLATDSRHYSRSWDNILAPGPRREDPLGRGRSYENLLGHEAREPRGTSPEGRRPPVVVNLSTSPRRYAALSLSETSLSEKGRVGEGPGRNWYVTPEITITDNDLRAAERPAARSWEMPGSRPRQSQPAAPDGPASGRQRSLEQLDELITDLVIDSRSPAGQALEPASDGLGRQLRRLLDSRPSGPGGPVLAPRSPPASAGSAEEPAGQGQAADASPEPSADEDDLMTCSNARCGRTETMFNACLYFKSCHSCYTYYCSRLCRREDWDAHKARCVYGRVGSVCRHVLQFCRDSGPVHRAFSRIARVGFLSRGRGVLFLGFPSPGSADNFLRFGLEGLLLSPTYLSLRELATHAAPLGSYARELAAAGRLYEPAECFLLSVSVAVGPGATPPGAPARPAPAPRSPGPTVRKFAKVALAAGSPARPPPARGREPDMETLILTPPPGTAGLDQDGEAGRRAREVAFIHIQRELRLRGVFLRHEFPRVYEQLCEFVEANRRFTPTTIYPTDRRTGRPFMCMIMAASEPRALDWVASANLLDDIM, from the coding sequence ATGACCCGCACCGACCCACCGGACCTGCTGGTGTCGACCGTGTACCAGGACATCAAGGTGGCGGCCCCGGGGCCCGTGTCGAGGCCCCCACCATGTGAGCGCCCCATGGCCCGGCCTGCGGCGCCCGCGCATTTCAACAAGCGCCACTGTCGAAGCTTCGATTTCCTGGAGGCGCTGGACGGGGTGACCATGGAGGCCCGCCCGGAGGCGCCGCCCCCGGAGCCCGCCGCGCCGCGCGCCCGATCCCGCGACGGCGAGACCCGGCGCCGCGCCCGCTCCAAGAGCGCCCCCCGCGCGCCCCCGAGCCTGGCGCCCGCGCCCGCCTCACCACCCGTGCTGCCGCGCCGAGGCCGAGAAGCACAGCGAGCGGCGCGGGCCGACGCGTCGCCCCGCCGGGAGGCCGCGTATCCCGCGCTGCGCGCGCTCGCCAACGAGCTGCACCCCATCAAGCTACAGCCGCAGCGGGGCGGCCCCGGCCGCATCGCGCCCCTCTGCGCTGCGACCAACCGCTGCGCGCCAGTCGAGCCATCCGCGGGGCCCGCCCCCCACGTCCGCTGCCGCCTGGACATCAAGCCGGACGAAGCAGTGCTGCAGCACGCCGCCCGGAGCTCGCGGCCCTGCGGGCCCCCCGAGACCGCGCCCTGGCCCCGCGCCGCCCCGCAGCTCCACGGCCTCACGGTGCCCGGGCCTCGCCACGTGGCCCTCTCGCGCACTCCCACCCCCAGTGACTCGTACTGCACCGACCCCCGGGCGCTGTACTGCGACGGGCCGCTCCCCGGGCCCCGGGACTACGCGGAGCGCCGGAGTGTGCCCTTCACCACCCCGCCGGGGCCCACCCAGTTCTTCTACACGGAGGAACCCGAGGGCCACCCTGGGGGCTTCATGGCCAGCCCAGGGCCGCCCTTCGACGGCTACTATCCCAGGCCCTTTCTGCCCGAAGAGCCCCCGGGGCCCAGTCCAAGACGGGGGAGCGGCTACTACGCGGGGGAAGTTCGCACCTTCCCGGTCCAGGAACCACCCTCCCGCTCCTACTACGGGGAGGCCCCCCGCGCCTACGGCCCGCCCTGCGGCCCACGTTACGCCCCCGAGGAGCCTCGAGCCCGCCCCGCCGCCCGCGCGTTTTACACTGAGGACTTTGGGCGGTACCGCAATCGAGAAGCCCTGACGCGGACTTACCCACACCCGCGAGGCAGCCCAGCCTGGGGCGACTGGGGGCCGCGGCCGTACCGCACGCTGCAGGTGGCGCCCCCGCCGGACCCCGGCCCGCTGCTCGCCTCCTGGCACGGCGGCGCGGGCACCAGCCCACCCCGGCTAGCGACCGACAGCCGCCACTACTCGCGCTCCTGGGACAACATCCTGGCACCGGGGCCGCGCCGCGAAGACCCCTTGGGCCGTGGCCGTAGCTACGAGAACCTCCTGGGCCACGAGGCGCGGGAGCCGCGGGGCACGTCCCCCGAAGGCCGGCGCCCGCCCGTCGTCGTGAACCTGTCCACCTCGCCCCGACGCTACGCGGCGCTGTCCTTGTCCGAGACGTCGCTGTCCGAGAAGGGCCGTGTGGGGGAGGGCCCCGGCCGAAACTGGTACGTCACACCGGAGATCACCATCACCGACAACGACCTGCGCGCCGCCGAGCGCCCGGCCGCCAGGAGCTGGGAGATGCCGGGGAGCCGCCCCCGCCAGTCTCAGCCTGCCGCCCCCGACGGCCCCGCCTCTGGCCGCCAGCGCAGCCTCGAACAGCTGGACGAGCTCATCACTGACCTGGTCATCGACTCGCGGTCCCCAGCCGGCCAGGCGCTCGAGCCCGCGTCCGACGGCCTGGGCCGTCAGCTGCGGCGCCTGCTCGACTCGCGGCCCTCGGGGCCCGGGGGCCCGGTGCTGGCGCCGCGCTCGCCACCTGCGTCCGCCGGTAGCGCCGAGGAGCCCGCCGGCCAGGGGCAGGCGGCCGACGCCTCCCCTGAGCCCAGCGCGGACGAGGACGACCTGATGACGTGCTCCAACGCGCGCTGCGGGCGCACGGAGACCATGTTCAACGCCTGCCTCTACTTCAAGTCCTGCCACAGCTGCTACACCTACTACTGCTCGCGCCTGTGCCGCCGCGAGGACTGGGACGCGCACAAGGCGCGCTGCGTGTACGGCCGCGTCGGCAGCGTGTGCCGCCACGTGCTGCAGTTCTGCCGCGATAGCGGCCCGGTGCACCGCGCCTTCTCGCGCATCGCGCGAGTCGGCTTCTTGTCCCGCGGCCGCGGAGTGCTCTTCCTGGGCTTCCCGAGCCCCGGCTCCGCGGACAACTTCCTGCGCTTCGGCCTCGAGGGGCTGCTGCTGTCGCCCACCTACCTGTCGCTGCGCGAGCTGGCCACGCACGCGGCCCCACTGGGCAGCTATGCTCGGGAGCTGGCGGCCGCTGGGCGCCTCTACGAACCAGCCGAGTGCTTCCTGCTTAGCGTGTCGGTGGCTGTGGGCCCCGGTGCCACCCCGCCCGGCGCCCCTGCCAGGCCAGCGCCCGCACCTCGCAGCCCGGGACCCACGGTGCGCAAGTTCGCCAAAGTGGCGCTGGCGGCCGGCAGCCCAGCACGGCCGCCCCCCGCGCGGGGCCGCGAACCTGACATGGAGACATTGATCCTGACGCCGCCGCCCGGCACCGCGGGCCTAGACCAGGACGGCGAGGCGGGCCGGCGAGCACGCGAGGTGGCCTTCATTCATATTCAGCGAGAGCTGCGGCTGCGCGGCGTCTTCCTGCGCCACGAGTTCCCGCGCGTTTACGAGCAACTCTGCGAGTTTGTCGAAGCCAACCGGCGCTTCACGCCCACCACCATCTACCCCACGGACCGGCGAACCGGCCGCCCCTTCATGTGCATGATCATGGCTGCGTCCGAGCCGCGCGCACTCGACTGGGTGGCCAGTGCGAACCTCTTGGATGACATCATGTGA